A DNA window from Bradyrhizobium barranii subsp. barranii contains the following coding sequences:
- a CDS encoding peptidylprolyl isomerase, whose product MTTSFPVTKTGLRFGLATALVGCLALALIAGPGRAADDPVLAKVNGAEIKKSDVAMAEEELGASLAQMDPATKDENVLSFLIDMKIVSKAAEDKKVADGDEFKKRLAFARNRLLMDSLLANEGKAATTPDAMKKVYEEASKQITGEQEVRARHILVETEDEAKAVKAELDKGADFAELAKKKSKDPGSADGGDLGFFTKEQMVPEFSAVAFTLEPGKISDPVKSQFGWHIIKVEEKRNRKAPDFEQVKAQIEQYVTRKAQADYVAKLRAEAKVERTDQPAADAKPDAKPADPAKPSDSKMAPPAKK is encoded by the coding sequence ATGACCACCTCGTTCCCGGTAACCAAAACCGGCCTGCGCTTCGGCCTCGCCACCGCCCTCGTGGGCTGCCTTGCGTTGGCGCTGATCGCGGGTCCCGGCCGGGCTGCCGACGATCCGGTGCTGGCGAAGGTCAATGGCGCGGAAATCAAGAAGAGCGACGTTGCCATGGCCGAGGAGGAACTCGGGGCGAGCCTCGCCCAGATGGACCCGGCGACCAAGGACGAGAACGTGCTGTCCTTCCTGATCGACATGAAGATCGTCAGCAAGGCTGCCGAGGACAAGAAGGTCGCCGACGGCGACGAGTTCAAGAAGCGCCTGGCGTTCGCCCGGAACCGCCTGCTGATGGACAGCCTGCTCGCCAACGAAGGCAAGGCCGCCACCACCCCCGACGCCATGAAGAAGGTCTATGAGGAGGCCTCCAAGCAGATCACCGGCGAGCAGGAGGTCCGCGCCCGCCACATCCTGGTCGAGACCGAGGACGAGGCTAAGGCGGTGAAGGCCGAGCTCGACAAGGGCGCCGATTTCGCCGAACTCGCCAAGAAGAAGTCCAAGGATCCGGGCTCCGCCGATGGCGGCGACCTCGGCTTCTTCACCAAGGAGCAGATGGTGCCGGAGTTCTCGGCCGTGGCCTTCACGCTGGAGCCGGGCAAGATCTCCGATCCCGTGAAGTCGCAGTTCGGCTGGCACATCATCAAGGTCGAGGAAAAGCGCAACCGCAAGGCGCCGGACTTCGAGCAGGTCAAGGCCCAGATCGAGCAGTACGTCACCCGCAAGGCCCAGGCCGACTACGTCGCCAAGCTCCGCGCGGAAGCCAAGGTCGAGCGGACGGACCAGCCGGCAGCGGATGCCAAACCGGATGCCAAGCCGGCCGACCCTGCCAAGCCCTCCGACAGCAAGATGGCGCCCCCCGCGAAGAAGTAA
- the argJ gene encoding bifunctional glutamate N-acetyltransferase/amino-acid acetyltransferase ArgJ, translating to MSSSVSPLAPKTVPDMPVIAGVRLATAEAGIRYKNRTDVLLAVMDKGTAVAGVFTRSKCPSAPVEWCRAKLKGGKARALVVNSGNANAFTGKTGRSSTALTAKIAAKAVGCSEGEIFLASTGVIGEPLDATKFDGVLGRLAETAEPGDYLTAAKAIMTTDTFPKVATATVKLGKAKVTINGMAKGAGMIAPDMATMLSFIFTDAPIAPAALQALLKSGVEDTFNAVTIDGDTSTSDTLLAFATGAAAEHGAPKISRASDPRLKAFVKAFNQVLANLSEQVARDGEGARKLVEITVEGAKTKASARKIAMSIANSPLVKTAIAGEDANWGRVVMAVGKAGEPADRDKLSISFNGIRVAKSGARDPSYDEAQVSEAMKAPEIAIKVSLGLGKGRDRVLTCDLTKEYVAINGDYRS from the coding sequence ATGTCCTCCTCCGTCTCCCCGCTCGCCCCCAAAACTGTCCCCGACATGCCCGTGATCGCGGGCGTCCGCCTTGCGACGGCCGAAGCCGGCATCCGCTACAAGAACCGCACCGACGTGCTGCTGGCGGTAATGGACAAGGGCACCGCGGTCGCGGGCGTCTTCACCAGGTCGAAATGCCCGTCCGCCCCGGTCGAATGGTGCCGCGCCAAGCTGAAGGGCGGCAAGGCGCGCGCGCTGGTGGTGAATTCCGGCAACGCCAATGCATTCACCGGCAAGACCGGGCGCAGCTCCACCGCGCTGACCGCGAAGATCGCGGCCAAGGCGGTCGGATGCAGCGAGGGCGAGATCTTCCTGGCCTCGACCGGCGTGATCGGCGAGCCGCTGGACGCGACCAAGTTCGACGGTGTGCTCGGCCGGCTGGCCGAGACGGCCGAGCCCGGCGACTATCTCACCGCGGCCAAGGCGATCATGACCACCGATACCTTCCCGAAGGTCGCGACCGCAACCGTCAAGCTCGGCAAGGCCAAGGTCACCATCAATGGCATGGCCAAGGGCGCCGGCATGATCGCCCCCGACATGGCGACGATGCTGTCCTTCATCTTCACCGACGCGCCGATCGCACCTGCCGCCCTTCAAGCGTTGCTCAAGAGCGGCGTCGAAGACACCTTTAACGCGGTGACGATCGACGGCGACACCTCGACCTCGGATACGCTGCTGGCCTTCGCCACCGGCGCCGCCGCCGAGCACGGCGCACCAAAGATCAGCCGCGCGAGCGACCCCCGCCTGAAGGCCTTCGTGAAAGCCTTCAACCAGGTGCTCGCCAATCTCTCCGAGCAGGTCGCCCGCGACGGCGAAGGCGCGCGCAAGCTGGTCGAGATCACCGTGGAAGGCGCCAAGACCAAGGCGTCGGCTCGCAAGATCGCGATGTCGATTGCGAACTCGCCGCTGGTCAAGACCGCAATCGCCGGCGAGGACGCCAATTGGGGCCGCGTGGTGATGGCGGTCGGCAAGGCCGGCGAGCCGGCCGATCGCGACAAGCTCTCGATCTCCTTCAACGGCATCCGCGTCGCCAAGAGCGGCGCGCGCGATCCGTCCTATGACGAGGCGCAGGTGTCGGAAGCGATGAAGGCCCCGGAAATCGCCATCAAGGTCTCGCTCGGCCTCGGCAAGGGTCGCGACCGCGTGCTGACCTGTGACCTGACGAAGGAGTATGTCGCGATCAACGGGGATTACAGGTCTTAA
- a CDS encoding (deoxy)nucleoside triphosphate pyrophosphohydrolase has translation MADLKLTLVVACALVDADKRVLIAQRPEGKTLAGLWEFPGGKCEPGERPELSLVRELHEELGITVAEPCLAPLTFASYGYETFHLLMPLYICRRWEGLVTPREGQTLAWVRANKLRDYPMPPADIPLIPHLIDLLM, from the coding sequence ATGGCCGATCTCAAACTGACATTGGTGGTGGCCTGCGCGCTCGTCGACGCCGACAAGCGCGTCCTGATCGCGCAGCGCCCGGAGGGCAAGACGCTTGCGGGCCTCTGGGAATTCCCCGGCGGCAAGTGTGAGCCCGGCGAGCGGCCGGAGCTGAGCCTGGTCCGCGAGCTGCATGAAGAGCTCGGCATCACCGTCGCCGAACCGTGCCTGGCGCCGTTGACCTTTGCGAGCTACGGCTACGAGACGTTTCACCTGCTGATGCCGCTCTACATCTGCCGGCGCTGGGAGGGGCTGGTCACCCCGCGCGAAGGCCAGACCCTGGCCTGGGTCCGCGCCAACAAGCTGCGCGACTACCCGATGCCGCCCGCGGACATTCCGCTGATCCCGCATCTGATCGATTTGCTGATGTGA
- a CDS encoding methyltransferase domain-containing protein, which translates to MAVVIGVTSGMAQTPQTPPALFDRALLHARQQRAHAQGEVTFLLDRVAEDMTDRLAAVMREFHAAADLWTPGEGLTGPPSLRRIALDEAGAEKLPFAPESLDLVVSALALQFVNDLPGVLAQVRRALKPDGLLLAAMIGGDSLTELRQAFAAAEAECEGGVSPRVAPFADLRDIGALLQRAGFALPVTDVDRVVVRYANAFALMQDLRRMGAANVLIERRRTPTPRATLLRMAEIYAERFADADGRIRATFDIIWLSGWAPHASQQQPLKPGSAKASLAEAVKKAGKE; encoded by the coding sequence ATGGCGGTCGTGATCGGCGTAACCAGCGGCATGGCCCAGACCCCGCAAACCCCGCCCGCTCTGTTCGATCGCGCATTGCTGCATGCGCGGCAGCAGCGCGCACATGCGCAGGGCGAGGTGACATTCCTGCTCGATCGTGTTGCAGAGGACATGACCGACCGGCTGGCCGCCGTGATGCGGGAGTTTCACGCTGCGGCCGATCTCTGGACGCCCGGAGAGGGGCTCACGGGGCCGCCATCACTTCGGCGGATCGCGCTCGACGAAGCGGGCGCGGAAAAACTGCCCTTTGCCCCGGAAAGTCTCGACCTCGTCGTCTCGGCGCTGGCGCTGCAATTCGTCAACGACCTGCCGGGGGTGCTTGCGCAGGTGCGGCGTGCGCTGAAGCCGGACGGATTGCTGCTCGCAGCGATGATCGGCGGCGACAGCCTGACCGAGCTGCGCCAGGCCTTTGCGGCGGCCGAAGCCGAATGCGAGGGCGGCGTGTCGCCGCGCGTGGCCCCGTTCGCGGATTTGCGCGACATCGGCGCGTTGTTGCAGCGGGCGGGCTTTGCGCTTCCGGTCACCGATGTCGACCGTGTCGTGGTGCGCTACGCCAATGCATTTGCGCTGATGCAGGATCTCCGCCGCATGGGCGCGGCCAATGTGCTGATCGAGCGGCGGCGCACGCCGACGCCCCGCGCGACGCTGCTGCGGATGGCCGAAATCTACGCCGAACGCTTTGCGGATGCCGACGGCCGCATCCGTGCGACATTCGACATCATCTGGCTCTCCGGCTGGGCCCCGCATGCGAGCCAGCAGCAGCCGCTGAAGCCGGGGTCGGCGAAAGCGAGCCTGGCGGAGGCGGTGAAGAAGGCGGGGAAGGAGTGA
- a CDS encoding ComF family protein, with product MEADAAPTRSIAAPLRAAWTAGRHVLSRAARLALDIALPTLCVSCREPVDGEGVCASCWARLSFIERPYCPRLGIPFVYDPGPEMLSMEAIASPPAYQRARAAVRYDDVARTLVHALKYQDRTDLAPAMGRWMARAGAELLTGADMLVPVPLHWRRAWRRRYNQSGALARIIARQSGVRVCGEVLRRVRATEQQIGLSRTQRATNVQGAFQVSPDRQAEIQGRRIVLIDDVLTSGATLDACARALLRAKAAQVDVLVFARVVESGPRPI from the coding sequence ATGGAAGCCGACGCCGCCCCCACCCGCTCCATCGCCGCGCCGTTGCGTGCCGCGTGGACGGCCGGCCGCCACGTGCTGTCACGCGCCGCACGGCTCGCGCTCGACATTGCGCTGCCGACGCTGTGCGTGTCCTGCCGGGAGCCGGTCGATGGCGAGGGCGTCTGCGCGTCCTGCTGGGCGCGGCTGTCGTTCATCGAACGGCCCTATTGCCCGCGCCTCGGCATTCCCTTCGTCTATGATCCCGGCCCCGAGATGCTGTCGATGGAGGCGATCGCGAGCCCGCCGGCTTACCAGCGTGCACGCGCGGCGGTGCGCTATGACGACGTCGCGCGCACGCTGGTGCATGCGCTGAAATACCAGGACCGTACCGATCTGGCGCCGGCCATGGGCCGCTGGATGGCGCGCGCGGGCGCCGAACTGCTCACCGGAGCCGACATGCTGGTGCCGGTGCCCCTGCATTGGCGCAGGGCGTGGCGCCGCCGCTACAACCAGTCCGGGGCGCTGGCGCGCATCATCGCGCGGCAGAGCGGTGTCAGGGTGTGCGGCGAAGTGCTGCGCCGGGTGCGCGCGACCGAGCAGCAGATCGGCCTGTCGCGGACCCAGCGCGCCACCAATGTGCAGGGTGCATTCCAGGTATCCCCCGACCGCCAGGCGGAAATCCAGGGCCGCCGCATCGTCCTGATCGACGATGTCCTCACCTCGGGGGCGACGCTGGACGCCTGTGCGCGGGCCCTGCTGCGCGCCAAGGCGGCCCAGGTGGACGTGCTGGTGTTCGCCCGGGTTGTCGAGAGCGGCCCCCGTCCCATATAA
- the grxC gene encoding glutaredoxin 3 → MTDAVEIYTRPGCGYCSAAKSLLTRKKATFTEFDIARNPSWREEMYDRAGGGSTFPQIWIGGTHVGGCDELYALDREGKLDGLLESVKAVS, encoded by the coding sequence ATGACCGACGCTGTCGAGATCTACACCAGGCCGGGCTGTGGCTATTGTTCCGCCGCCAAATCGCTGCTGACCCGCAAGAAGGCAACCTTCACTGAGTTCGACATCGCCAGGAACCCGTCCTGGCGCGAAGAGATGTACGACCGCGCCGGCGGGGGCTCGACTTTCCCGCAGATCTGGATCGGCGGAACCCATGTCGGCGGTTGCGACGAGCTCTATGCGCTCGACCGCGAGGGCAAGCTCGACGGCCTGCTCGAAAGCGTAAAGGCGGTGTCATGA
- a CDS encoding carbon-nitrogen hydrolase family protein, translating to MSEDRTFTAAMIQMRTGLMPEPSLAQATRLIRQAAANGADYVQTPEVSNMMQLNRKALFEHLQSEEDDTSLRAYRALAAELKIHIHVGSLALRFSPEKAVNRSFLIGPEGNVLASYDKIHMFDIELPDGESYRESANYQPGETAVISDLPWGRVGLTICYDVRFPALYRALAESGAYFITVPSAFTRKTGEAHWHILLRSRAIETGCFIFAAAQAGLHENKRETYGHSLIIDPWGEILAEGDVEPGIIMAKIDPAKVETARRAIPSLQHGRRFGVADPKAGPDHLHLVRGSA from the coding sequence ATGAGCGAGGATCGCACCTTCACCGCCGCGATGATCCAGATGCGCACCGGCCTGATGCCCGAGCCGAGCCTCGCGCAGGCCACCAGGCTGATCCGGCAGGCTGCCGCCAACGGCGCCGACTACGTGCAGACGCCCGAAGTCAGCAACATGATGCAGCTCAACCGAAAGGCGTTGTTCGAGCACCTCCAGAGCGAAGAGGACGACACCTCGCTAAGGGCCTATCGCGCGCTCGCGGCCGAGCTGAAGATCCACATCCATGTCGGATCGCTGGCGCTGCGCTTCTCGCCGGAGAAGGCGGTCAACCGGTCCTTCCTGATTGGCCCCGAGGGCAATGTGCTCGCGAGCTACGACAAGATCCACATGTTCGACATCGAGTTGCCGGACGGCGAGAGCTATCGCGAATCCGCCAACTACCAGCCGGGCGAGACCGCCGTGATCTCCGACCTGCCCTGGGGCCGCGTCGGGCTGACGATCTGCTACGACGTGCGCTTCCCCGCGCTCTACCGCGCGCTGGCCGAGAGCGGCGCGTATTTCATCACGGTGCCCTCGGCCTTCACCCGCAAGACCGGTGAGGCACACTGGCACATCCTGCTGCGCTCGCGCGCGATCGAGACCGGCTGCTTCATCTTCGCAGCGGCACAGGCCGGCCTGCATGAGAACAAGCGCGAGACCTATGGTCACTCGCTGATCATCGATCCCTGGGGCGAGATCCTCGCCGAGGGCGATGTCGAGCCCGGTATCATCATGGCCAAGATCGACCCGGCCAAGGTCGAGACCGCCCGCCGCGCGATCCCCTCGCTCCAGCACGGCCGCCGCTTCGGCGTCGCCGATCCCAAGGCCGGGCCGGACCATCTCCACCTCGTGCGGGGATCGGCATGA
- a CDS encoding DUF1178 family protein translates to MIRYALHCDQSHAFESWFQSSSAYDSQVKRKLVTCPICGSAKVEKAIMAPRIIGKKGRGRATPPPEPASTPAPEAAPSGPTSLMMAQERELRTKLKELRDHIVKHADNVGERFANEARAMHYGDKEHRPIYGEASPDEAKSLIDEGIEVSPLPTLPEDRN, encoded by the coding sequence ATGATCCGCTACGCGCTCCACTGCGACCAAAGCCACGCATTCGAAAGCTGGTTCCAGAGCTCGTCGGCTTATGATTCGCAGGTGAAGCGCAAGCTCGTGACTTGCCCGATCTGCGGCTCGGCCAAGGTCGAAAAGGCGATCATGGCCCCGCGGATCATCGGCAAGAAGGGCCGCGGACGGGCGACGCCGCCGCCGGAGCCGGCTTCAACGCCTGCGCCCGAGGCCGCGCCGTCGGGACCGACCTCGCTGATGATGGCGCAGGAGCGCGAGTTGCGCACCAAGCTCAAGGAGCTGCGCGATCACATCGTCAAGCACGCCGACAATGTCGGCGAGCGCTTTGCGAATGAAGCCCGCGCGATGCATTACGGCGACAAGGAGCACCGCCCGATCTATGGCGAGGCTTCGCCCGACGAGGCCAAGTCGCTGATCGACGAAGGCATCGAGGTGTCCCCGCTGCCGACGCTGCCGGAAGATAGGAACTAG
- a CDS encoding EamA family transporter has product MLTIASLWIPFTVIAALGQVARNAMQRSLTKPLGTWGATNIRFLFGFPFSLLFLGVVLVATGDHLGMPPTVFWPWLLLGALSQIVATGLMLLAMNDRSFVVTTAYLKTEAIQTAIFGFVFLGDHLTWLKVLAIVIATVGVVITALRPGGEKSFAELKPTITGLVAAAAFALSAVGFRGAIINVPDVSFVTAASFTLVLGLFVQTLVLTIYLLWRAPKVLQSILGLWKPSLLAGFMGAFASQFWFLAFALTAAANVRTLALIEVLFAQGVAYYSFKQPIAPREIFGIALIVVGVAVLVGA; this is encoded by the coding sequence GCAATGCGATGCAGCGGTCGTTGACGAAGCCGCTGGGGACCTGGGGCGCGACCAATATCCGCTTCCTGTTCGGCTTCCCGTTCTCGCTGCTGTTTCTGGGCGTGGTGCTGGTCGCGACCGGTGATCACCTCGGCATGCCGCCGACCGTGTTCTGGCCCTGGCTGTTGCTCGGGGCGCTCAGCCAGATCGTTGCGACCGGGCTGATGCTGCTCGCGATGAACGATCGCTCCTTCGTGGTAACGACGGCCTACCTCAAGACCGAGGCGATCCAGACCGCGATTTTCGGCTTCGTCTTCCTCGGCGATCATCTCACCTGGCTCAAGGTGCTGGCGATCGTGATCGCGACTGTCGGCGTCGTCATCACGGCCCTGCGGCCCGGCGGCGAGAAGAGCTTTGCCGAGCTGAAGCCGACCATCACCGGTCTCGTCGCGGCTGCTGCGTTCGCGTTGTCAGCGGTCGGTTTTCGCGGCGCGATCATCAACGTGCCTGATGTCTCCTTCGTGACGGCGGCGTCGTTCACGCTGGTGCTCGGTCTGTTCGTGCAGACGCTGGTGCTGACGATCTATCTGCTCTGGCGCGCGCCAAAGGTGCTCCAGTCGATCCTGGGATTGTGGAAGCCGTCGCTGCTCGCAGGCTTCATGGGCGCGTTCGCCTCGCAATTCTGGTTCCTGGCCTTCGCGCTGACGGCCGCCGCCAACGTCCGCACGCTCGCTTTGATCGAGGTGCTGTTCGCGCAAGGCGTGGCGTATTACTCGTTCAAGCAGCCGATCGCGCCGCGCGAGATTTTTGGTATCGCGCTGATCGTGGTCGGCGTTGCGGTGCTGGTGGGGGCCTAG